One window from the genome of Haladaptatus paucihalophilus DX253 encodes:
- a CDS encoding CoA-binding protein, with translation MPIEGDDELRDILELDTVAVVGCSSTPGKDAHEIPKYLRDHGYEVIPVNPFADEIFGREAADSLADVDEEIDIVDVFRPSEEVPEIVDAALERDDVDTVWMQLGIRDDDAAKRAEDAGKRVVQDRCMKVEYGRLMG, from the coding sequence ATGCCAATCGAAGGAGACGACGAACTGCGGGACATCCTCGAACTCGACACGGTGGCGGTCGTCGGCTGCTCTTCGACGCCCGGAAAGGACGCCCACGAGATTCCGAAATACCTCCGCGACCACGGCTACGAGGTCATCCCGGTCAACCCCTTCGCGGACGAAATCTTCGGACGGGAAGCGGCCGATTCCCTCGCCGATGTGGACGAGGAGATAGACATCGTGGACGTGTTCCGGCCGAGCGAGGAGGTTCCCGAAATCGTCGATGCCGCTCTCGAACGGGACGACGTGGATACCGTCTGGATGCAGTTGGGCATCCGCGACGACGACGCGGCGAAACGCGCGGAGGACGCCGGAAAACGAGTCGTTCAAGACCGCTGTATGAAGGTCGAGTACGGCCGGTTGATGGGGTAA
- a CDS encoding alkaline phosphatase PhoX — protein sequence MVEFTRRKLMATSVAATLGASVSSNVIGIESTEPPEDDDTPSAPYVKGSLKRFSSTAFGAEVTGPFVFEDGTPLYSLQHPSRDNPAPYNRSGIGYFEGFRFSMDGRNDDFSGLSTPQTNEEKGMVRSASGEFTFLAREEDRINGNTERLGVTQTPDGWNITPDNFAGTQYGDPASNPDCNQFIPTDEEGTEGFLFTNWENSPGNVSRIPISQDEDGGWTADLENAINLANTEPMRELGGTRINCYGDRSPWNTMISAEENYAQPRVSLTATVGDIVEKGSGKNLIGGCQFWNRPNPSGIQEAIDEYYGDESWGVQGYWALTGLEFLAYYLGAERIDQTASPVDQSAEDERNTMNPIGDVYPNPYRYGYFVDFREPTAETPEPIKYYVMGRASWESPDIQSDKRTVYGCSDGDSKGIYKFVADEEIDGYCDPMNVTGTLYAPKVTNADAAKKNPPADVNLEFEWLELGHAANYEVEKWIAEYDDVTQVDYLDTHADTDWEDDLDTALEEADTEVVENGNRNYITNEEIVEWAEQYENEGPNGVDEELRKVPFLETRAAAKEVGATIEFNKAEGVDSVDGAQPGDYIYFAISALNDALADTLGDVRLDRVDGGVVYRAELEDDYNVSTLEPVIVGPDASDPADIADDALINVDNIYVMDDGRVLCCEDADKFGRSYSNDCLYVYEPDK from the coding sequence ATGGTCGAGTTCACCCGACGCAAACTGATGGCCACATCGGTCGCTGCGACACTGGGCGCGAGCGTTTCGTCGAACGTTATCGGAATCGAGAGCACCGAACCCCCGGAGGACGACGACACTCCGAGTGCACCGTACGTAAAGGGCAGCCTCAAGCGCTTTTCGTCCACCGCGTTCGGCGCGGAGGTCACCGGACCGTTCGTCTTCGAGGACGGAACGCCGCTGTACAGCCTTCAACATCCGAGCCGCGACAACCCCGCGCCGTACAACAGGTCCGGCATCGGCTATTTCGAGGGGTTCCGGTTTTCGATGGACGGACGCAACGACGACTTCTCCGGGCTTTCGACGCCGCAAACGAACGAGGAGAAAGGGATGGTTCGAAGCGCGAGCGGCGAATTCACGTTCCTCGCACGGGAGGAAGACCGCATCAACGGGAACACCGAACGTCTCGGCGTTACCCAAACGCCGGACGGCTGGAACATCACGCCGGACAACTTCGCCGGGACGCAGTACGGTGACCCCGCATCCAATCCCGACTGTAATCAGTTCATTCCGACCGACGAGGAGGGTACCGAAGGGTTCCTGTTCACCAACTGGGAAAACAGCCCCGGAAACGTGTCCCGAATACCCATCAGTCAGGACGAAGACGGCGGCTGGACCGCCGACCTGGAGAACGCCATCAACCTCGCAAACACGGAACCGATGCGCGAACTCGGTGGGACGCGAATCAACTGCTACGGCGACCGCAGTCCGTGGAACACGATGATTTCGGCGGAGGAGAACTACGCGCAACCCCGCGTTTCGCTGACCGCGACGGTGGGCGACATCGTGGAGAAGGGAAGCGGGAAGAACCTCATCGGCGGCTGTCAGTTCTGGAACCGACCGAATCCGAGCGGAATTCAGGAGGCCATCGACGAGTACTACGGCGACGAGTCGTGGGGCGTCCAAGGCTACTGGGCGCTCACGGGCCTCGAATTCCTCGCGTACTACCTCGGTGCCGAACGCATCGACCAGACTGCCTCACCGGTCGACCAGTCCGCGGAGGACGAGCGGAACACGATGAACCCCATCGGTGACGTGTACCCGAACCCGTACCGCTACGGCTATTTCGTCGATTTCCGCGAACCGACGGCGGAGACGCCGGAACCCATCAAATACTACGTGATGGGCCGAGCGTCGTGGGAATCTCCAGACATACAGAGCGACAAACGAACCGTGTACGGTTGTTCCGACGGCGACAGCAAGGGTATCTACAAGTTCGTCGCCGACGAGGAGATCGACGGCTACTGCGACCCGATGAACGTCACCGGAACCCTGTACGCACCGAAGGTGACCAACGCGGACGCGGCGAAGAAGAACCCGCCCGCCGACGTGAACCTCGAATTCGAGTGGTTGGAACTAGGCCACGCCGCGAACTACGAGGTCGAGAAATGGATCGCCGAGTACGACGACGTTACACAGGTCGATTACCTCGACACCCACGCCGACACCGACTGGGAAGACGACCTCGACACGGCGCTCGAAGAGGCCGATACGGAAGTCGTCGAAAACGGCAACCGGAACTACATCACGAACGAGGAGATCGTCGAGTGGGCCGAGCAGTACGAGAACGAAGGGCCGAACGGCGTGGACGAGGAACTCCGGAAGGTTCCCTTCCTCGAAACCCGTGCGGCGGCCAAGGAAGTCGGCGCGACCATCGAGTTCAACAAGGCCGAAGGCGTCGATAGCGTCGACGGTGCGCAACCCGGCGACTACATTTACTTCGCCATCTCGGCGCTCAACGATGCGCTCGCCGACACGCTCGGCGACGTTCGACTCGACCGCGTGGACGGCGGCGTCGTCTACCGCGCCGAACTCGAAGACGATTACAACGTTTCGACCCTCGAACCCGTCATCGTCGGCCCCGACGCGAGCGACCCGGCGGACATCGCGGACGACGCCCTCATCAACGTCGACAACATCTACGTGATGGACGACGGTCGCGTCCTCTGCTGTGAGGACGCCGATAAGTTCGGTCGGTCCTACAGCAACGACTGTCTGTACGTCTACGAACCCGATAAGTAA